AAGTAGTCTAGTGTAGAAAAAGACAAAGTGGTCTGTTTTCTGTCTTTTGTATGTAAGTGATAGGCTACTTAAAATGTTCCTATTAAACGTGGCACAGTAAAAGATTTAAGTAAAAATGCCTTAAATAATAGTAGTATTATAAtataatagtttttaaataataataataataataataataataataataataataataataataataataataataataataataataatagtagttacAATTCTAAAACGTGTATTTCATGCAAATGTACCCCCTCCCCCAGTAAACACATAGTACACTGAGATTTATCTTAAACTATTATTGGACTTTCACAAATGATTTATAGTGTAAAGTGCAGATTATTGTTGTCCTCTATGTCATTTGAGATCAATCATGGGACGGTTATTCGTTTGTATTTGCGTTCTTTTTTGTGtgcttatttgtttgtgttttttttaaatgtgaggaATGAAATGGTTTAAACAGACGTGTTCTGCTGTTGCTTCTTACAGGTCAAGCAGCAGGTATGCTTGGAAACGGGTCTGACTTCTTGGGAAATGGAGCACaggatcaataaaaaataaagcgtAGACTGACGTCCTTACACATTAAATGTAAGAACGCGTGTGAGGCCGTGGTTAGGAAATTAGGAAAGCTCTGACTGACCGAGCCTTGAACAAACCATATAGCCTACGAGTCGTTGACATTATGTTAAAATCCGCTGTCGTTGAAGTGAATTGTTTAATTGGCAAATTTACTAAACACTATACCAATACATCTGTGAAGcttttcatttaaagtgtttaaaaagataaccaagttaaacaaaaaaaaaacccaaacccaTCCAGTTTCTTCAGCAGACTCTGGGAGTTTGCACCTGGATTCTCTATAGGGTTTGCTGTGAGTGATATTGGAAGGTTAGGGTGGCATCATGTAcgtacgtgtatatatatatatatatatatatatatatatatatatatatatatatatatatatatatatatatatatatagtaactaaCAGAAGCGTATTTAATCTGTCAGTTGTGCCTAGCGAAGGGGTTCTGAAAGGGTTTAAACGTTTAATCTAACATCGAGCCTCGACTTTCCACAGGTAGACATTATAGAGTTCAAAGCCTTGCATAGTTCAAGGAAAATGTGTGCCCGATTCTTCAAGCTGTTAGAATTCTCAAACTATACTTTGAATTTAACTGAACCTTCTTtagaaagcaagcaagaaagaaagaaagaaagaaagttgaaCTCCACATGCACAGaagattgttttattttgtttgagatGTATATTCTGCACATTTTAGCTGGTCTCATTAAAATTTAATCAATTAATATAGGACATGCTATATTGAAATTTGATTGAACTGCTTGGAGGAATTATTATGCGGGTACAATACATGATTATGGAAGTGTAGACGTGAATACCACCTGATCCGATGCTTGCATGGGGGAAGACACGGTGTCTGCGTTGATAAAATACGTTTAGGCTGTCACAAAAACGTTTGTATGCAGCATGAGAATGGTGTCAAAACAAGCAAACATGTAAATAGTTCGGTTCTGGGCATATTGGTTCCAAGTTAACACAAGGTTGTGTTTTACACCAGGTTTGGTTTATTGGGGTACGTAATGTGCAATAAAACAAAGACTAAATGCCATTCCCTTTTCATTGTACAAACGCATGTTTTGTTGAAAGTCACAATAGCAGGTATATAGCAGGTGTCATTTGAATATTTCCTGTATCTcttttttgtaataaaacatataaataataaaatctaaaCATTTCTTTCGACACATTGCTTCGTTATGATAGTTAGATGGCATGGACACTTATATACTATTCAAACTGTACATCTGGTCTGTCTATAAAACTATTTAACTATtacaaaatatgcaaaaaaaaaatacattttagtaaatTTACAGCAGTTATTTCTTTTAATTCATCAACTGAAACATCTTGGTTTTCTGTACTACCACTTTATCATATTATGAAATCGTCAAAATGTGcacttcttaaaaatattttctgaAATTAAAAAAGTACTGTTTACAAAGGACAGATTTTCTATCCGTCCTATTTTTAGAATAACGGCAATTTCCAAACagtttacaaaataatattaataataataataataataataataataataataataataataataataataataataataaaaaataataaacataaacacaaaaacagtacaAGATAGCCAAGACTTTATATTTTTGCaactatttaaattaaaataatatattttcataTCTTACACTATTTCAAATAACGAAATGTAATTCATTAAGTAACGCTCTGtcaaaaatctaatttacaattctgtgtataaaaatataatttatagaCCCCCACGAAGCACAGTATGTTTTTTCCCCCACAAATTAACAGTCAGTCGCACACATATGCACAGAACATtaggggttttgtttgtttgtttgtttgtttgtttgtttgtttgtttgtttgaaatataGAAAAATAGATTCTGCACACCTGTCTGGTCTCACAACACTGAATTCCTTTCATTTGGGACCAGCAAACGTTCACATGAGAATTAATTATTCAAAGATACGTTTAAGGCTCTCGAAGGcccatttattctttttttttaagacactgtaaatgtcaataaaataaatattccagaACTTCTTGGGGTATCTTTAGTTCTATGTTCGTGTTTTGTTCTGTTcgcttttttctgttttatttttcatgtttgttttttattgagcTATTTCAACTAGAGTTTATTGACATCCCAAGTGGGTGAAACGAGCCCTTATCCAAGACCCAAGTCCCTAGTTGGTACAGAGCGTTGGAATACCAGTGGACCCCGCCGTCTTGCACGGTGCTGTTGGTGATTAAATGGTCTTTAGAAAACAACAAAGACGCGACCCCATAGGAGAGTCTTACAGGTGCAAAGGCCCAGTGAGCCCATCTGTGCTCTTCGATTACAGCATAGCAAGAGGCCAATACCTGGTCGACCACAATGGTTCCCTGGGCGGTGACCGGGGCAAAGGAACCTTCATACTCTTCCAAATAAATCCTTTTCACCGCGACAGGTTTCACTTGGCTGCCGACGCCTTCAGTTATGAACACCCTCTGGCCGGGTTTAACTTTGCTAGCAAATGCTGCTTTGATTGAATGAAAACCAGCGGTGGCGTTGCTGTCGGCAACAAAGAGGAGGTGCGCCGCAGTGAGGGCGATCTGCTTGTGGGGCTCCTCCGTTTCAATCACGTAGAAAACTCTTCTGGACTCGGGGTCTTTGTCTATGAACATCATAAAGTCACTGAAGACTAGGTTCCCTTGCTCATCGGCGGCCAGCACTTTATCTCCAGGATTGAGATCTTTGACCAGCTTGTTTCTCCCATCCCTCAGAATCACCGAGGCTGACCCTGGGAAACAGCCTCCAGATTTAGCAGCGACAGAGTTTTCTAAAACAGAAGGGAAAGAAACTGTTATTAATATTATCTCTCCATCAATCTGTTTAATTCGATCTTCTCACATTGGACACTAAAATGACATATACGAGGCAGCATCATAACTACCTATTAAAGTTTGTGAAAAGCCaacattgctttatttatttttcaccacAATAATAGGTATCCCGTTGACAATCAGTTTGGAAAGCTGTAGCATTACAAAGAACCCCGACGTGTTCTCAGGAAATAGCTTTCTAATTGGAGAGGGATGGTAAAAATGAGGGCTGTATTGATTTGTTAACGGCTTTCTGTAGCTCCCGGTTAATGGAACTCAGCAGAACTACAAGCGCCCTTTCACAAATGACGTAGCG
The Acipenser ruthenus chromosome 3, fAciRut3.2 maternal haplotype, whole genome shotgun sequence genome window above contains:
- the LOC117394189 gene encoding sonic hedgehog protein; its protein translation is MDEMLLLTRITLVCLICCSLVSSGLACGPGRGYGRRRHPKKLTPLAYKQFIPNVAEKTLGASGRYEGKITRNSERFKELTPNYNPDIIFKDEENTGADRLMTQRCKDKLNSLAISVMNQWPGVKLRVTEGWDEDGHHSEESLHYEGRAVDITTSDRDRSKYGMLARLAVEAGFDWVYYESKAHIHCSVKAENSVAAKSGGCFPGSASVILRDGRNKLVKDLNPGDKVLAADEQGNLVFSDFMMFIDKDPESRRVFYVIETEEPHKQIALTAAHLLFVADSNATAGFHSIKAAFASKVKPGQRVFITEGVGSQVKPVAVKRIYLEEYEGSFAPVTAQGTIVVDQVLASCYAVIEEHRWAHWAFAPVRLSYGVASLLFSKDHLITNSTVQDGGVHWYSNALYQLGTWVLDKGSFHPLGMSINSS